Proteins from one Lachnospiraceae bacterium KGMB03038 genomic window:
- a CDS encoding TIGR04002 family protein — MKTDTKPTVLIAFTGLFAAMITIMTAWLFHIPYGANGGYIHFGDALIYLAAVLLPRPYALAAAALGGGLADLLTSPMWAPATIIIKMLIVLPFTSREGRILSRRNLAAPFVSAVISAAGYYLAEGILFGSFVAPLVSLAGSAVQSIGSAVIFLFLGASLDKVHLKSKAQRFLYQR, encoded by the coding sequence ATGAAAACTGATACAAAACCAACGGTGCTCATCGCTTTCACAGGACTGTTCGCCGCTATGATCACCATTATGACTGCCTGGCTGTTCCATATTCCTTATGGCGCCAACGGCGGATACATCCACTTTGGAGACGCCTTGATCTATCTGGCCGCTGTACTGCTGCCAAGGCCCTACGCTCTTGCCGCGGCGGCTCTTGGCGGAGGGCTTGCAGACCTTCTGACTTCTCCTATGTGGGCCCCCGCCACGATCATCATCAAGATGTTGATCGTCCTGCCTTTTACCAGCCGTGAGGGCCGGATCCTATCCAGGCGGAACCTGGCCGCGCCTTTTGTCAGCGCGGTGATCTCCGCCGCGGGATATTATCTGGCTGAGGGAATCTTGTTTGGCTCTTTTGTTGCTCCCTTGGTTTCTCTGGCCGGAAGCGCGGTCCAGTCCATTGGAAGCGCCGTGATCTTCCTGTTCCTTGGAGCTTCCCTGGATAAAGTACATCTCAAATCAAAAGCCCAGCGCTTCTTGTACCAGAGATAA